ATCGGCGCCATGGTGGTCGCTAGGGTAACGGCCATAATGATCGCCGCGTTGGGAGTTCAATTCGTGATCCAAGGATTGAAGGGAGCCGTCACACATTTCTAAACCTCCGCAAGTCCCCAACCTTCATATTTAAGTTGTAGCCCATGAAATGCCATGGAGTACGTGGAGGCGGGGCTGCGAAGAATATTCCTGATCAGGTTTGACCACGAAGACGACGTCATAGAGGAAGTTTCAGCCCTCGCGGTTAAAGAGCAGATAAAATGCGCGTTCATCCTGCTGATCGGGGCGGTTTCGGAAGCCCATATGGTTGTCGGCTCACTTAACCTAAAGGTTCCCCCAAAACCCATGGAAGACACCCTCAAAGAGGAAAGGGAGCTGATCGCCCTAGGCACGTTGACGTGGAACAAACATAAGCCCATCGTTCATATACATTCCTCCCTCGGCAGAGGATACACGGTGAACGTTGGATGCCTACGCGAAAAATGCAAGGTCTACTTAACCCTCGAAGGCTTAATCATCGAGTTTGAAGGATTAAGTTGCGCGAAAGTTTTCGACGAAAACCTCGGCGTATCCATAACCCATTTCCTCAAGGATAACATCAAGCCGAAAAAAGGCATCGGCCCTGGGGTAGTAAGTCGTGAATAAAGCCGTTCTCACAACGGTCATGTTAATCTTAATCCTTCAAACCTTCCAGCTTCCCTCATCAACCTACGCGGAAAGCGCGGAAACCGCGAAAACATATGAGTTAAAGGTGTATCGAATGGAAGCCGGAGTTGGCTTTGTGTCAATGTCTGGAAACGGCTTCCTCGTCGTCGCCGCTGGTCGAGGATACATTTCCCTCATTAGACACGACTTAGAGTCGCCCACTTGGACGTATAGAAGAAACGATTTGGTAGACTCCTTGGACATGTCTGATGATGGGCGATTTATCGCCGCTGGCATGGAGCACGCCACCGTGCATTACTTCAACGCCAACTCGAGTAAGCCTCTCTGGTCGTTCCGATCAGATGGCCCAGCACTCTGCCTAGACATGTCGAGTGACGGCCATCTAACCGCGGTGGGTACATTTTTCGGCGTCCTCTACGTTTTGGAACCTTTGAGCAAGTCTGTTCGCTGGACATACCGGTATCCAAGAAATGTAACTGTGCTAGCACTCGCCCTCTCCGATGGGGGAGAAACCTTAGCGTCGGGTACATCCGATGGCACGATAAGCCTATTCGCCGTGGCTGACGGCCGGGCAATCGCCTCTCATAAGGCCCAAGGCTTCATCTACTCTCTGTCAACATCCTCCGATGGAGGTGTTGCCGCGGCCGGTGGAAGCGATGCCTACGTCTACTGCTTCAACTCAAAGGATGGGACGCTTAAGTGGCGTTACAGGGCTGAGGGAGCCATCCGATCCGTCTCCGTGTCCGAAGATGGAAAGCACGTTTTAGCGGGAGGGTATGATGGAGGAGTATACATGCTTGAAGCCGACTCGGGGAAGCTAGTTTGGAACCATTGGATTAAGGGGAAGGTGAAGGCTGTTCACCTATCTCCTAGAGGAAACATGGCCTTCGCTGGTGGGGATGACGGGAACTTCTACGTGTTCGACGTGGAGACAGGGCGGCTGTTGGAGTTGGTCGAATCCGACTCTTGGGTTACATCGATCTCATCTAGCCTAGATGGGCTTCGATGCGTATTCGGATCCGGAGACAAGGT
The DNA window shown above is from Candidatus Bathyarchaeia archaeon and carries:
- a CDS encoding DUF296 domain-containing protein, with protein sequence MEYVEAGLRRIFLIRFDHEDDVIEEVSALAVKEQIKCAFILLIGAVSEAHMVVGSLNLKVPPKPMEDTLKEERELIALGTLTWNKHKPIVHIHSSLGRGYTVNVGCLREKCKVYLTLEGLIIEFEGLSCAKVFDENLGVSITHFLKDNIKPKKGIGPGVVSRE
- a CDS encoding PQQ-binding-like beta-propeller repeat protein gives rise to the protein MNKAVLTTVMLILILQTFQLPSSTYAESAETAKTYELKVYRMEAGVGFVSMSGNGFLVVAAGRGYISLIRHDLESPTWTYRRNDLVDSLDMSDDGRFIAAGMEHATVHYFNANSSKPLWSFRSDGPALCLDMSSDGHLTAVGTFFGVLYVLEPLSKSVRWTYRYPRNVTVLALALSDGGETLASGTSDGTISLFAVADGRAIASHKAQGFIYSLSTSSDGGVAAAGGSDAYVYCFNSKDGTLKWRYRAEGAIRSVSVSEDGKHVLAGGYDGGVYMLEADSGKLVWNHWIKGKVKAVHLSPRGNMAFAGGDDGNFYVFDVETGRLLELVESDSWVTSISSSLDGLRCVFGSGDKVYLVTLKPSLIEEREGFKPPFVYVFQLATPTALTIALALSLTWRGKSWRAKRN